A single region of the Clostridia bacterium genome encodes:
- a CDS encoding histidinol-phosphatase HisJ family protein, translating into MILEDFHVHTSYTDGNDSLEDMVLAAIDLKMKRLGFSEHIYTSFDNSYCLTKEKTLEYIDEVKRLKSKYKGKISLCLGIEKDYFSDYPTDEFDYVIGSVHYIYKNNVYYSIDTSKEDLINIVKDNYNDNYNLFAKDYYNLISNVVNKTNADIIGHFDLVTKYNENNALFDMNNKEYLNIAKNAIDMLIPFNKPFEINTGAISRGYRTKAYPDIELLEYIYKRGGKVILSSDSHSKNTLLNKFNEYEDLVKNIGFKELVNWDNLKK; encoded by the coding sequence ATGATTTTAGAAGATTTCCATGTTCATACTTCATATACAGACGGTAATGATTCTTTGGAAGATATGGTTCTTGCTGCCATTGATTTAAAAATGAAAAGGCTTGGGTTTTCCGAGCATATATATACTTCATTCGATAATTCTTACTGTCTTACAAAAGAAAAAACATTAGAGTATATCGATGAAGTAAAAAGGCTTAAAAGTAAATATAAAGGAAAAATAAGCCTTTGTCTGGGTATAGAGAAAGACTATTTTTCCGATTATCCCACAGATGAGTTTGATTATGTTATAGGCTCAGTTCACTATATATATAAAAATAATGTTTATTATTCAATAGACACTTCAAAAGAAGATTTAATTAACATTGTTAAGGATAATTATAACGATAATTATAATCTTTTTGCAAAGGACTATTATAATCTTATATCCAATGTTGTTAATAAAACAAATGCTGATATTATAGGCCATTTCGACTTGGTTACAAAGTATAACGAAAATAATGCTTTGTTTGATATGAATAATAAGGAATATCTAAATATTGCAAAAAATGCGATAGATATGCTTATTCCTTTTAATAAACCGTTTGAAATTAACACAGGAGCAATATCCAGAGGATACAGAACTAAAGCATATCCTGATATAGAACTTTTAGAGTATATATATAAAAGGGGAGGTAAGGTTATCCTCTCAAGCGACAGCCACAGTAAAAATACTCTTTTAAATAAGTTTAATGAGTATGAAGATTTAGTTAAAAACATTGGCTTTAAAGAACTTGTAAACTGGGATAATTTGAAAAAATAA
- a CDS encoding histidine triad nucleotide-binding protein, giving the protein MDCLFCKIINGEIPSQKVYEDEYVYAFNDISPTAPVHVLIIPKKHISTINDIEETDIELIGKIFIAVKKIAKQLNIAEDGYRIISNCNKNAGQTVFHIHFHLIAGRELGWPAG; this is encoded by the coding sequence ATGGACTGTCTATTTTGCAAAATTATAAATGGCGAAATACCATCACAAAAAGTTTATGAAGATGAATATGTATATGCTTTTAATGATATAAGCCCGACAGCACCTGTCCATGTGCTTATTATCCCTAAAAAACATATAAGCACAATAAATGATATTGAAGAAACTGACATAGAACTTATCGGTAAAATATTTATAGCAGTCAAGAAAATAGCAAAACAGTTAAATATAGCCGAAGACGGATACAGAATTATATCAAACTGCAATAAAAACGCAGGGCAGACAGTATTCCACATTCATTTTCATTTAATTGCAGGAAGAGAATTAGGATGGCCTGCAGGATAA
- a CDS encoding elongation factor Ts: protein MITPAMVKELRESTGCGMMDCKKALTEANGDMEKATEILREKGLAAAQKKAGRIAAEGIVADYRDDNVAALIEVNSETDFVAKNESFVEFVSKLAEIVAKENPKDVEALSELKFDADNTVADALREKILVIGENMNIRRFVRYEGSVATYIHGGGRIGVAVLFDTDVASNPGFVDFGKDIAMQIAAVKPLYVCQSEVPAETVEKEKEILMAQALNEGKPANIAEKMVMGRIAKYYKEVCLVDQEYVKDPDLSVKKYVEAKAKEFGGKIEIKAFARLEKGEGLEKKEDNFADEVANMIK from the coding sequence ATGATTACACCAGCTATGGTTAAAGAATTAAGAGAATCTACCGGTTGTGGTATGATGGATTGTAAAAAAGCATTAACAGAAGCAAACGGTGATATGGAAAAAGCTACAGAAATCCTTAGAGAAAAAGGCTTAGCTGCAGCTCAGAAAAAAGCAGGTAGAATTGCTGCTGAAGGTATAGTTGCTGACTACAGAGACGATAACGTTGCTGCTTTAATAGAAGTTAACTCTGAAACAGACTTCGTTGCTAAAAACGAAAGTTTTGTTGAATTCGTTTCTAAATTAGCTGAAATAGTTGCTAAAGAAAATCCTAAAGATGTTGAAGCTTTAAGTGAATTAAAATTTGATGCAGACAACACTGTTGCAGATGCATTAAGAGAAAAGATTTTAGTTATCGGCGAAAATATGAACATCAGAAGATTTGTTAGATACGAAGGTTCTGTTGCTACTTATATTCACGGTGGGGGAAGAATAGGTGTTGCTGTTTTATTTGACACAGACGTTGCATCTAACCCTGGTTTCGTTGATTTCGGTAAAGATATCGCTATGCAGATTGCTGCTGTTAAACCTTTATATGTTTGTCAGTCAGAAGTACCTGCTGAAACTGTAGAAAAAGAAAAAGAAATTCTTATGGCTCAGGCATTAAACGAAGGAAAACCTGCAAATATTGCTGAAAAAATGGTTATGGGAAGAATTGCTAAATACTACAAAGAAGTATGTTTAGTTGACCAGGAATACGTTAAAGACCCAGACTTATCAGTTAAAAAATATGTTGAAGCTAAAGCAAAAGAATTTGGCGGTAAAATTGAAATCAAAGCATTTGCAAGACTTGAAAAAGGCGAAGGCTTAGAAAAGAAAGAAGATAACTTTGCTGACGAAGTTGCAAATATGATTAAATAA
- the hisA gene encoding 1-(5-phosphoribosyl)-5-[(5-phosphoribosylamino)methylideneamino]imidazole-4-carboxamide isomerase, protein MKIFPAIDLYKGKAVRLYKGDYDNMTIYNDNPLSVAYDFYNEGAEYIHIVDLEGAKTGDTPNLDIISEIVKNTDLFVEVGGGIRNISVVKKYIDCGVDRVILGTSAVMDEQFLIDAVSQYKEKIAVGVDIKDGYVAIKGWTEKSEYKFEEFIEKMIGLGIFTFICTDISKDGAMEGANHKLYKDLSEKFNANFIASGGVSSIDDVNKLRKIDMYGAIIGKAYYLKAISLKEAIEVAK, encoded by the coding sequence ATGAAGATATTTCCTGCTATTGACTTGTACAAAGGAAAAGCAGTTCGTCTTTATAAAGGCGATTATGATAATATGACTATTTATAATGATAACCCTTTAAGTGTTGCATATGATTTTTACAATGAGGGAGCAGAATATATCCACATTGTAGATTTGGAAGGTGCAAAAACAGGGGATACTCCTAATCTTGATATTATTTCAGAAATTGTTAAAAATACCGACCTTTTTGTTGAAGTGGGTGGGGGAATAAGAAATATATCGGTAGTAAAAAAATACATAGATTGCGGAGTGGACAGAGTTATTCTCGGAACAAGTGCTGTAATGGATGAGCAGTTTTTAATAGACGCTGTATCACAGTATAAAGAAAAAATTGCAGTCGGCGTTGATATTAAAGACGGATATGTTGCAATTAAAGGGTGGACAGAAAAATCTGAATATAAATTTGAAGAATTTATAGAAAAGATGATAGGTTTAGGAATTTTCACATTTATTTGCACAGATATATCAAAAGACGGTGCAATGGAAGGCGCAAATCATAAGTTGTATAAAGATTTATCGGAAAAATTTAATGCAAACTTTATTGCATCAGGTGGAGTTTCATCTATTGATGATGTTAACAAGTTAAGAAAAATTGATATGTATGGCGCAATTATAGGTAAGGCTTATTATTTAAAGGCAATATCCTTAAAAGAAGCAATCGAGGTGGCAAAATGA
- the hisD gene encoding histidinol dehydrogenase produces MIKILEFQKVTKEEIFSRVVNEVDVSCIVSEIIENVKEKKDKALYYYCEKFDKAKLSSLEVTKEEIDEAYNKVDKEFLRILNKAAENIKKFHLKQVRDGFSIKDEDGIIIGQKITPVDSAGLYVPGGTAAYPSTVLMDSIPAKIAGCKEVVIVTPPDSLGNINPVILAAAKIAGVDRIFKVGGAQAIAALAYGTETIPKVDKIVGPGNSFVAEAKKQVFGEVSIDMIAGPSEILVIADDKSNPKFVAADMLSQAEHDKLANAVLITDSLEFAKEVQRELEIQIPKLERKEIARCSIDNNGKIIVCDNLSQAIDISNEIAPEHLELCVDNPFDYLDKIRHAGSIFMGRYCPEALGDYYSGTNHTLPTSGTARFSSPLSVDDFVKKTQYTYYTKEAFKKVYKDISVFADNEGLTGHGKSALIRFEEQI; encoded by the coding sequence ATGATTAAAATTTTAGAGTTTCAAAAGGTTACAAAAGAAGAAATATTTTCCCGTGTTGTAAATGAAGTAGATGTTTCTTGTATTGTATCGGAAATTATAGAAAATGTTAAAGAAAAGAAAGATAAAGCGCTTTATTACTACTGTGAAAAATTTGATAAAGCAAAACTATCTTCACTTGAGGTAACAAAAGAAGAAATTGATGAAGCATACAACAAGGTTGATAAAGAATTTTTAAGAATTTTAAATAAAGCGGCAGAAAATATAAAGAAATTTCATTTAAAACAGGTAAGAGACGGTTTTTCTATAAAGGATGAAGACGGAATTATTATAGGGCAAAAGATAACACCTGTTGACAGCGCAGGACTATATGTTCCCGGTGGCACAGCAGCATATCCGTCTACTGTTTTAATGGACTCTATTCCTGCAAAAATTGCAGGATGTAAAGAAGTAGTTATAGTTACTCCTCCTGATTCTTTGGGTAATATAAACCCTGTTATTCTTGCTGCTGCAAAGATTGCAGGGGTTGACAGAATTTTTAAAGTTGGCGGAGCACAGGCTATTGCGGCTCTTGCCTATGGCACAGAAACTATTCCAAAGGTTGATAAAATTGTCGGCCCGGGAAACAGTTTTGTAGCAGAGGCTAAAAAACAGGTATTTGGCGAAGTTTCTATTGATATGATTGCAGGTCCGAGTGAAATTCTTGTTATAGCAGATGATAAAAGTAACCCTAAATTTGTTGCAGCTGATATGCTTTCTCAGGCAGAACACGATAAACTTGCGAATGCAGTTTTAATTACTGATAGTTTAGAATTTGCAAAAGAAGTTCAAAGAGAACTTGAAATTCAGATTCCTAAACTTGAAAGAAAAGAAATCGCAAGATGTTCTATTGATAATAACGGTAAGATTATTGTTTGCGATAATTTAAGTCAGGCTATCGATATTTCAAACGAAATTGCCCCTGAACATTTGGAATTATGTGTAGATAACCCTTTTGATTACCTTGATAAAATTCGCCACGCAGGTTCAATTTTTATGGGAAGATATTGCCCTGAAGCATTGGGGGATTATTATTCTGGCACAAATCATACTCTTCCTACAAGCGGAACTGCAAGATTTTCAAGTCCGCTTTCGGTTGATGATTTTGTTAAGAAAACTCAATATACATATTATACTAAAGAAGCATTTAAAAAAGTTTATAAAGATATTTCAGTCTTTGCAGATAATGAAGGTCTTACAGGACATGGAAAAAGTGCATTGATAAGATTTGAGGAACAAATATGA
- the hisB gene encoding imidazoleglycerol-phosphate dehydratase HisB: MRISEIVRNTNETKIYIKLNLDGNGESNIDTGCGFLDHMLTLFASHGKFDLDVKCDGDVNVDYHHTVEDIGICLGEAFNNALGDKKGILRYGYMILPMDETLILSAVDISGRAYLAYGLCIPSLRVGTFDTELIEEFFLGFTRCAKITLHISQLDGKNTHHIIEGTFKSVARSLRKAVCLSKKYKDEIPSTKGVL, from the coding sequence ATGAGAATAAGCGAAATTGTAAGAAATACAAATGAAACTAAAATTTACATAAAACTTAATCTTGACGGTAACGGCGAGAGTAATATCGATACAGGCTGTGGTTTTTTAGACCATATGTTAACCTTGTTTGCAAGTCATGGTAAATTTGATTTAGATGTAAAATGTGATGGCGATGTTAATGTTGATTATCATCATACAGTAGAAGATATAGGCATATGTCTTGGCGAAGCATTTAATAATGCTTTGGGAGATAAAAAAGGAATTTTAAGATATGGCTATATGATACTGCCTATGGACGAAACGCTTATTTTATCAGCAGTTGATATTTCAGGAAGAGCATATCTTGCATACGGACTTTGCATTCCGTCTTTAAGGGTAGGAACATTTGATACTGAACTTATAGAAGAATTTTTCTTAGGATTTACAAGATGTGCAAAAATAACACTCCATATATCTCAACTTGACGGAAAAAACACTCATCATATTATTGAGGGTACATTTAAGTCAGTTGCAAGAAGCCTTAGAAAAGCAGTTTGTCTAAGTAAAAAATATAAAGATGAAATTCCTTCAACGAAAGGAGTTTTATAG
- a CDS encoding bifunctional phosphoribosyl-AMP cyclohydrolase/phosphoribosyl-ATP diphosphatase HisIE → MIDTNKLKFDEKGLIPAIVVDEITKKVLTLAYMNKESLEISIEKGLTCFFSRSRNELWLKGETSGNYQHIVSITSDCDNDALVVTVRKDGPACHLGCDSCFENKLYINDNYKEFSLESLLELLKSRKKEKKEGSYTTYLFEKGIDKILKKIGEESTEVIVAGKGNDKKETIYEIADLAYHIMVLMVEMGISYEDIHDELASRHIIDHKVKQEKMTK, encoded by the coding sequence ATGATAGATACAAACAAGTTAAAGTTTGATGAAAAAGGTCTTATACCGGCTATTGTAGTTGATGAAATAACAAAAAAGGTTCTGACTTTGGCATATATGAATAAAGAAAGTTTGGAAATTTCCATCGAAAAAGGGTTAACCTGCTTTTTCTCCCGTTCAAGAAATGAACTGTGGTTAAAGGGCGAAACCAGTGGAAACTATCAACATATAGTATCTATAACCTCTGACTGTGATAATGATGCATTGGTGGTTACAGTAAGAAAAGACGGCCCTGCATGTCATTTAGGATGTGACAGTTGCTTTGAAAACAAATTATATATAAATGATAATTATAAAGAGTTTTCCTTAGAAAGCCTTTTAGAACTTTTAAAATCAAGAAAAAAAGAGAAAAAAGAAGGTTCTTACACTACATATCTTTTTGAAAAAGGTATAGATAAAATACTTAAAAAAATAGGCGAAGAATCAACAGAAGTTATTGTTGCAGGTAAAGGTAACGATAAAAAAGAAACTATATATGAAATTGCTGACCTTGCATATCATATTATGGTGCTTATGGTTGAAATGGGTATATCATATGAGGATATTCATGATGAACTTGCATCCCGTCATATTATTGACCATAAAGTAAAACAGGAGAAAATGACAAAATGA
- a CDS encoding histidinol-phosphate transaminase, with protein sequence MSRFFIKKFDKLTPYTPGEQPKVNNLIKLNTNESPFSPSKKGIKEAKKELKRLNLYSDPDCTNLVNKLAKTYGVTNKEVIVTNGSDEVLNFAFMAYCDDKTPAAFADITYGFYKVFAKLHNIDYKLIPLKEDFSIDINDYKNINSTIFIANPNAPTGLYLELSKIEEILKNNPDNIVVIDEAYVDFGNESAVNLIKKYDNLLVTGTFSKSRSMAGARLGFGIANENIIKDLNTLRFSTNPYNVNRMTLAAGFGVLCDEEYTKENIEKICENREFLKEELKNLGFKMTDSTANFIFVKHDKINGEDLYNLLRERNILVRHFNIDRIKDYLRITIGTKNEMKILIKNLKEILEDI encoded by the coding sequence ATGAGCAGATTTTTTATTAAAAAGTTTGATAAACTTACACCTTATACACCGGGGGAACAACCTAAGGTTAACAATTTAATAAAATTAAATACAAACGAATCTCCTTTTAGTCCATCAAAAAAGGGAATTAAAGAAGCAAAAAAGGAATTAAAACGACTTAACCTTTATTCTGACCCGGACTGCACAAATCTTGTGAATAAACTGGCAAAAACTTATGGTGTAACTAATAAAGAGGTTATAGTAACCAATGGGTCTGACGAAGTTTTAAACTTTGCATTTATGGCTTATTGTGATGATAAAACCCCTGCTGCGTTTGCCGATATTACATATGGATTTTATAAAGTTTTTGCGAAACTTCATAATATTGATTATAAGTTGATACCTTTAAAAGAAGATTTTTCTATTGATATAAATGACTATAAGAATATTAATTCAACTATTTTTATAGCAAACCCAAATGCGCCGACAGGTTTATATCTCGAACTTTCAAAAATAGAAGAAATACTTAAAAATAATCCTGATAATATTGTCGTTATAGATGAAGCATATGTTGATTTTGGTAACGAAAGTGCTGTCAACTTAATAAAAAAATATGATAATTTGCTAGTTACAGGCACATTTTCTAAATCAAGGTCTATGGCAGGTGCAAGATTAGGGTTTGGTATAGCGAACGAAAATATTATAAAAGATTTAAACACTTTAAGATTTTCGACTAATCCCTATAATGTTAATCGAATGACTCTTGCGGCAGGTTTTGGTGTGCTTTGCGACGAAGAATATACTAAAGAAAATATTGAAAAAATCTGCGAAAACAGGGAATTTTTAAAAGAAGAACTTAAAAATTTAGGTTTTAAAATGACCGATTCTACTGCTAATTTTATTTTTGTAAAACACGATAAAATAAATGGGGAAGATTTATATAATCTTTTAAGAGAAAGAAATATTTTAGTTCGTCATTTTAACATTGACAGAATAAAAGATTATCTTCGCATCACAATCGGTACAAAAAACGAAATGAAAATTCTTATAAAAAATCTTAAAGAAATTCTGGAGGATATATAA
- the rpsB gene encoding 30S ribosomal protein S2, protein MSVISMKQLLEAGVHFGHQTRRWNPKMAEYIFTERNGIYIIDLQKTVKKIVEAYDFVRDIAAEGGEVLFVGTKKQATDAIKEEAERVGMYYVNARWLGGMLTNFKTIRKRIDRLFQLEKMEEDGTFDLLPKKEVIKLKGEREKLEKFLGGIKNMKKLPAALFVVDLRKEKNAILEAKKLGIPVVAIVDTNCDPDEVDYVIPGNDDAIRAVKLIAETMSNAIIEGRQGVDSSIEVKEEEETTEE, encoded by the coding sequence ATGAGCGTAATCTCAATGAAACAACTTTTAGAAGCAGGTGTTCATTTCGGACATCAGACAAGAAGATGGAACCCTAAAATGGCTGAATACATCTTCACAGAAAGAAACGGTATCTACATTATCGATCTTCAGAAAACAGTTAAGAAAATTGTAGAAGCATACGATTTTGTTAGAGATATCGCAGCAGAAGGCGGAGAAGTGCTTTTTGTTGGTACAAAAAAACAGGCTACTGATGCTATCAAAGAAGAAGCTGAAAGAGTAGGTATGTACTACGTTAACGCAAGATGGTTAGGTGGTATGCTTACAAACTTCAAAACTATCAGAAAAAGAATTGACAGATTATTCCAGTTAGAAAAAATGGAAGAAGACGGAACATTTGATCTTTTACCTAAAAAAGAAGTTATCAAACTAAAAGGGGAAAGAGAAAAATTAGAAAAATTCTTAGGCGGTATTAAAAATATGAAAAAATTACCAGCAGCATTATTTGTTGTTGACCTAAGAAAAGAAAAAAATGCTATCTTAGAAGCTAAAAAATTAGGTATTCCTGTAGTTGCTATCGTTGATACAAACTGTGATCCTGACGAAGTTGATTACGTTATCCCTGGTAACGACGATGCTATCCGTGCTGTTAAACTTATTGCAGAAACAATGTCTAATGCTATTATCGAAGGCAGACAGGGCGTTGATTCTTCTATCGAAGTTAAAGAAGAGGAAGAAACTACAGAAGAATAA
- a CDS encoding ATP phosphoribosyltransferase regulatory subunit, whose amino-acid sequence MDSLINILEKDELIIYTLRKLYKEYGYKKYRMSKFEEYDLYVSNKDFLISQNIITFTDIDGKLMALKPDVTLSIIKNTKDNKNEVTKLYYNENVYRASNASHSFKEIMQVGVECIGEIDSNCICENILLAAKSLSLIKEDYILDISNLGIIEKIIDSFNVTSNLRKSILKAIGEKNKEALYEIDIDDKLREYIKTIISTYGPLYETINKLKDEEFYPLIKEEIDLMTAISDNLMKNGMDKRVRIDFSVINNMNYYNGIAFKGFINGVPGGVLSGGQYDKLMDKMGKKSGAIGFAVYLDMLDRI is encoded by the coding sequence ATGGACAGTCTTATAAACATTCTTGAAAAAGATGAACTTATTATATACACATTAAGAAAACTGTATAAAGAATACGGATATAAAAAATACAGAATGAGTAAGTTTGAAGAATATGATTTATATGTTTCAAATAAAGATTTTTTAATATCTCAGAATATTATCACATTTACAGATATAGACGGTAAACTTATGGCACTAAAGCCTGACGTAACACTATCTATTATAAAAAACACCAAGGATAATAAAAATGAGGTTACAAAACTTTACTATAATGAAAATGTATACAGAGCATCAAATGCATCACACTCTTTTAAAGAAATAATGCAGGTTGGCGTTGAATGTATAGGGGAAATAGATTCAAACTGTATTTGTGAAAATATTTTACTTGCTGCAAAAAGTTTATCGCTTATAAAAGAAGATTATATTCTTGATATATCAAATCTTGGTATAATAGAAAAAATCATTGATTCGTTTAATGTTACCTCAAATTTAAGAAAAAGCATATTAAAGGCAATAGGCGAAAAAAATAAAGAAGCCCTTTATGAAATAGATATAGATGATAAACTAAGAGAGTATATAAAAACAATTATATCTACATACGGGCCTTTATATGAAACAATAAATAAACTAAAAGACGAAGAATTTTATCCTTTAATAAAAGAAGAAATTGACTTAATGACAGCAATTTCAGATAATCTTATGAAAAATGGCATGGATAAAAGAGTAAGGATAGATTTTTCTGTAATAAATAATATGAATTATTATAATGGTATAGCATTTAAAGGGTTTATAAACGGAGTGCCTGGAGGAGTTTTATCCGGGGGGCAATATGATAAACTGATGGACAAAATGGGCAAAAAATCAGGAGCTATAGGCTTTGCAGTTTATCTTGATATGTTAGACCGTATATAA
- the hisH gene encoding imidazole glycerol phosphate synthase subunit HisH, protein MIVIIDYGVGNLFSLKSSFDRIGVETIVSGDIDTIKKASKIVLPGVGAFCDAVNKLKETGLFEVIIKEAKNNKPILGICLGMQMLFDKSFENGEYEGLGLIEGEIRYIGEIIDNTLKIPHIGWNYLKFNKEEHPLFKYINEGDYVYFVHSYYGAKCDHVIAQTEYSSMLTAAVAKGNVMGCQFHPEKSGDVGLNILKAFCEWEG, encoded by the coding sequence GTGATTGTTATAATAGACTATGGTGTTGGAAATTTATTTTCTCTTAAAAGTTCTTTTGATAGGATAGGAGTTGAAACTATCGTATCAGGGGATATAGATACAATTAAAAAAGCGTCAAAAATTGTTCTTCCAGGCGTTGGGGCATTTTGCGATGCTGTAAACAAACTAAAAGAAACAGGTTTGTTTGAAGTAATTATAAAAGAAGCAAAAAACAATAAGCCAATTTTAGGTATATGCCTTGGTATGCAGATGCTTTTTGACAAGAGTTTTGAAAACGGAGAATACGAGGGTCTTGGACTTATTGAAGGGGAAATAAGATATATAGGAGAAATTATAGATAACACCCTTAAAATTCCCCATATAGGATGGAATTATCTTAAGTTTAATAAAGAAGAACATCCTTTGTTTAAGTATATAAATGAGGGAGATTATGTGTATTTTGTTCATTCTTATTACGGAGCAAAATGCGACCATGTAATCGCTCAGACAGAGTATTCTTCAATGCTTACTGCCGCAGTTGCAAAAGGCAATGTTATGGGATGCCAGTTTCATCCTGAAAAAAGCGGAGATGTTGGGCTTAATATATTAAAAGCATTCTGTGAATGGGAGGGATAA
- the hisF gene encoding imidazole glycerol phosphate synthase subunit HisF — MITKRIIPCLDVRDGRVVKGVNFEGISDVSSPVELAEFYSKSGADELVFYDITASFEGRKLFTDILKEVAKKIFIPLTVGGGINTLDDFDRVLKCGADKVSVNSGAIKNPDLIYQGAKKYGSQCVVISADIKRVDNKFMVFAKGGRENTGMDAIDWIKRCVSLGAGEVVVNSIDTDGVKGGFDIELLDKVCNAVSVPVIASGGAGNIEHFVELFKKVPLVDAGLAASIFHFNEVKIKDLKNHLRLNNIDVRL, encoded by the coding sequence ATGATTACAAAAAGAATAATTCCTTGCCTTGATGTAAGAGACGGAAGAGTTGTAAAAGGGGTTAATTTTGAAGGTATATCCGATGTATCATCTCCTGTTGAACTTGCAGAATTTTACAGTAAGTCAGGGGCAGATGAACTTGTTTTTTATGATATAACTGCATCCTTTGAAGGCAGAAAACTGTTTACTGATATTTTAAAAGAAGTTGCAAAAAAGATATTTATACCACTGACTGTTGGAGGTGGAATAAATACTTTGGACGATTTTGACAGAGTTTTAAAATGTGGGGCTGATAAGGTCAGCGTAAATTCAGGAGCAATAAAGAACCCTGATTTGATATATCAGGGAGCCAAAAAATACGGAAGTCAATGTGTTGTTATATCTGCTGATATAAAAAGAGTTGATAATAAGTTTATGGTATTTGCAAAAGGTGGAAGAGAAAATACCGGTATGGATGCAATAGACTGGATAAAAAGATGTGTATCACTTGGTGCAGGAGAAGTTGTTGTTAACTCTATTGATACAGACGGTGTCAAAGGCGGATTTGATATAGAGTTACTTGATAAAGTGTGCAATGCTGTTTCGGTGCCTGTTATAGCATCAGGTGGCGCAGGGAATATAGAACACTTTGTTGAACTTTTCAAAAAAGTTCCCCTTGTGGATGCAGGTCTTGCAGCATCTATTTTCCATTTTAACGAAGTTAAGATAAAAGATTTGAAAAACCATTTAAGATTAAATAATATAGATGTAAGATTATAG
- a CDS encoding ATP phosphoribosyltransferase: protein MLNIALPKGRLGEKVYSMFEKAGFECPAIKENNRKLIFENSKLKVRYFWVKPSDVAIYVEHGAADIGVAGKDILLEYEPDIYELLDLKLGKCKMAVAGKKDFLYEDKKSIRVATKFQNIAKNYYAKIGKEIDIIKLNGSIEIAPILGLSDVIVDIVETGTTLKENDLCVLEDIIPISARLIANKANFKFKSEKIEKIVKSLKLQTEENND from the coding sequence ATGTTAAATATCGCTCTTCCAAAAGGAAGATTGGGCGAAAAAGTATATTCAATGTTTGAAAAAGCAGGGTTTGAGTGTCCTGCTATAAAAGAGAATAATAGAAAACTGATATTTGAAAATTCTAAGTTAAAAGTCAGATATTTCTGGGTTAAACCGTCTGATGTTGCAATTTATGTTGAACATGGTGCAGCAGATATAGGGGTTGCAGGGAAGGATATACTTCTTGAATATGAGCCGGATATATATGAACTTCTTGATTTAAAGTTAGGAAAATGCAAAATGGCAGTGGCAGGGAAAAAAGATTTTTTATATGAAGATAAAAAGTCAATACGCGTTGCCACAAAATTTCAGAATATTGCTAAAAACTATTATGCAAAAATAGGAAAAGAAATAGATATTATAAAACTTAACGGTTCAATAGAAATTGCACCTATTCTTGGTTTATCTGATGTTATAGTTGATATTGTGGAAACAGGAACAACTCTTAAAGAAAACGACTTATGTGTTTTAGAGGATATTATTCCAATTAGTGCAAGGCTTATAGCCAACAAGGCAAATTTTAAGTTTAAGAGCGAAAAAATTGAGAAGATAGTTAAATCTTTAAAACTTCAAACGGAGGAAAATAATGATTAA